ATTAGAGTAGGAAATGAAGGGAAAACATATTTCTGGCATGATGTTTGGGTTGGTCAATACTCTTTGAAGCATTTGTTCCCTGAGTTTTACAATTTGAACCAACAGAAGATGGCAACTATTTTGGAAGTTAGGGATAATTTTGGTTGGAATCTCAGTTGTAGGAGATTGCTCAATGACTGGGAGGTGGAAAGGTTGACAGGATTTTACAACACTATTGAGCAGTTCAAAGATTTTTCCACTAGTGTGGACAGTCTAGTTTAGTTGAAGGAAAAGAAGGGGATATTCTCTGTCAAATCAGCCTATGCTGGCCTTGAAATTTGATTTCGAAAGTTAAGATTCCTTAAAAGGTGGCAATTGGCATGTTTCACTTGGTTAGTGGCTAGACAGGCTGTTTTAACTCAAGACAATGTGATGAAGAGGGGTCTTCAACTATGTTCCAGAGGTTTTTTTTGTGAAACTGAAGCAGAGACGATTAATCATCTTTTCTTACACTGTAAAGTGGCAGAACAACTATGACAGATTTTTCTTAATTTGAAGGGTCTAAGATGGACAATGCCAAGGAGTACAGTTGAAGTTCTAGCTTGCTGGGACAGAGTTGGGACACAGGGAGAGCTGGAAGATCGTCCCAGCCTGCATCTGGTGGACAATAAGGAAGGAGAAGAATCATAGATGTTTTGAAAATAATAAGTATCACTTTCCAGAGGTTAAAAATGAACTGTCTAGTGTTTTTCTATTTTGGTGTATTCATGAACTCCTTCAGGAGGCAGAGGATATAGCTAAGATTTTAGATAGCATATGAAGGAATAGGTGGCAGGTTTTGCTTTTGTGACTACTATTTGTAATTACTACTGAAGTACACTATTGGTGAATTTCTTTGTTCATAATAGAAATGTTAACTGTATAAAAAACCAAACCAAAAAAACATGGCTTTTGATGATGCAGTAGCCTGATGCATGGGCTATCAATAAGATGATTGCCATTTTTTCTACGGATGCTGATGCTATTGTTTACTTACCAGAAACATTGTCCATGAAAGGATTAACATTGAATTGTATGGACCGAAAGTCAGAAGCATACGAACTTGTCCGGCTTGGATTGAAGGTGCAGTTTTccatcccccccccccttccttttttgttttttgcatttTGGAATTGAAAGCTCCTAATGCTTTAGGTTGGATTCTTATTTGCGATGTATTGGAACTAATTGTACTCTCTCTTTGCAGAATGACCTTAAGAGCCATGTTTGTTGGCATGTTTATGGTCTCCTATACCGGTCTGATAGAGAGTACCGAGAAGCAATTAAGTGCTATCGAAATGCCCTCAGGATTGATCCTGACAATATTGAGATATTGCGAGACCTATCCCTTCTACAGGTGTGGACTCTTCTTAGTAACAAATGTTTCagtttttgttcttttttctttctttctgacCATTTGTGCACTTCAAtttatctccccccccccccccccccctgggGGGCTCGTCAAACCTAAAGCCTCATTAACGTGTTTTCTAGTGTTTTACGTGCTTATGTTCTTCCCAAAAATGTCCCTTAAGGAGTTCTTAACTCCACAGGTAGTATAGTAGGCAGATTCAATATGTTATTGTATTAGAAAAGGGCAGGCTAGAAGTTCATCATATATAGTTATGATTTTGCCATTATTTTTCTGTTGATACTTAGTTTCATGTTCAAGCTGACAATACCTTGGAAGCACATTGATTGTGATTTGGCTTGTGACAAATATATTTCTGGAATTACACACCGTTGGTATTTTATGCCTATTTTCATTGATCCAAGTGCTATCTCTGGAGTCTTACACAGTGTTGACATTCCATGCCTTCTCTTGTTAATCCAATTGCAATTTGACTTTTGACATGTACTTATTATGTTAATAGCATTTCAGCGATTCATTTTGTGTGCTCTTTGATGTGGCATATCTGTAGTCTGGTCATCTTCTTTAGTTGGGTTCTTAAGACGATGCTTATCACATGGAGCTGTTGATTTTCCAGAAACTTGTAGATGTGCGAACTCTGGCCCATACGGACTGCATATTGTTTTAATATGTGCGTAATGACTTGCTCTGGTTACTTGATCTTATCTTTGCATATCTAATTTAGTGAGGGGAAGGGCTTCTTGATTGATCCTCAACCTTTCAAAGTTTTATTAGAGTTATAACTAAGAGCTTATCACAGTAACAGCGCTAGCATAATGCTTCTGTCATGCTGACTACCTTTTCTCATTCATTGTTAAGTTCATCTATCCTGCTCTGTCCAATTTATGCCTTGATTTATTTTTTATAGGCACAAATGCGTGACTTGGAAGGTTTTGTTGAAACAAGACAACAATTGCTCACTCTAAAACCAAATCATCGTATGAATTGGATTGGCTTTGCCGTTGCTCATCATTTAAACTCAAAGTATGCCTTGCTTCTAGTATGGTAGAAATAGCTACTACGAGTATTATAATTTAGATGTGTTTTTTCCTTCCTTGGTATGTCGTCGTTGATGTGTTTTTCCTTCCTGGTGACTTTGTTTTGATGACGCATTTGAGGACTGCTGCATTGTGTGCTTTTCCTGATGTTGAACATCCATGTTGGGGAATAATATCAACACCTAAAACCGTTTGATTGAAAATTTGCAGCTTCTCTTTTCTACTAATCAGTCGCAAGGAGGTAGCAAAAACCTGCAAAATGCGGATTTGCTTCATCACACGATAGAGTCCAAGTCCAATATCCATTCTTTTACAATGCTCTTCCTATAccaaaaatataaattttgaaGACATTTGACTCTACAAAAATGACGCTCCTtttacccgcaagggtggctcagttggttgagcatggggctttcataatggaggtctcaagttcgaaaccccctgcctatgACAGCAGGGGGTTTTTCCTTCTGGGTCAAGCTCGTCGcaccgggcttgcctagtgcgggttacctctcctgtgtggtttgcgagctattgcacaggagctgggtttaccctgtgcgcacccgaagggtagcggctgcgggttctcatgtcatcaaaaaaaaaaaaaaagacgctCCTTTTCCCTATCTACAAACCAGGAAATTTGCAGTTGATCTGATTCCTCTTAGTTCCTTTGCTAGTTTAATTTCATTTTCTCTTGTTTGAGTCCACTAATAACACCTCGTTTGAGTTTATGCGTGGACAACAATTACGTTGCTTAAGTGGCTTAGTTGATATTAAGTCCTGTTCAGCATTTAGCTAATTTGCGTCAGTAGGAAAAAGAAAATGACTCTTAGCTAATTGAAGCATGAAGATGCCGCAGACGTTTTATCACTTGGTATGTTGTACCGTTTGAATCTTTCTTACCACTATTGGCATGGATTCCTATGTTGTTGAAAAGCAATAAAATTAActagaaaagaaatcaaaagtcGTCATAACAATTGAAGTCTGATATAGCTACTGGAATGAATGTATTGCATCTTCAGAACTTATAGTTTGTAGTGTCTTAGAGGAAGTTCATCATTTTCTTTCTTGTTGTCTTTAGTGGGTTTCCTTGGCCTGAATCACTAAGTTGTTTAAGTAGTTTGATGCATGGTGCTAATGGTGCTCCATCTTGTTGTTGCTGCTTTAACCATTTATTTCACAAATATTTGTGCCCTTGACATTCGATATCATTCAGTTATATTATCTAATCCGTGCATGTTGAGGTAGTTCCATTTGTTATTTGTTAGTGGATCAAAAGCTGTTGATATCCTCGAGGCATATGAGGGGACTCTTGATGATGACTATCCCCCAGAGAATGAACGCTGCGAACATGGGGAGATGCTCCTGTACAAGGTAACAGTTGCTGCTAGGAATAGGGTTTTACTTTTGTTTAAGATTTTATCTTAATCTGGGGACTCTGTTCGGTAGCAGCAGAGACACTTGTGCAAGTACCTATCTGCCTTAGCTTGGTGCTGCTAGGTTTTGCACGTTCAGGCTTGAAGCTTCCCATAATTGCATTTATTAGCATTTTTCTCTTTTCAGTAATTAAATGTAGTAGGAGAGTAGTTTTTCAAGCTGGAATTATTTACTGATCTACTGTCAATAAAATGAGTCCGGGATAACCTGAAGGTGCTGCCTAGGATAGCTGCAGCATTGTATTATAGTCAGGCAGAATACTTAAGTTGCTTTATATCTTGatagaaaattttggatgatcatgagttatgtgAAAACATTTTGCTTCTTTAATCACTGGTTTCCCTAGCTAACGATTTAATAtagatgagttttttttttctcatggGGGAGAATTTCTTGTACTAGCTTGATTGTGTTTGCTGGCATTGTTGATTATGGAGCTTTTAGATTTTATTTGCCTCTTAGGATGATGTTGTTTACTTCTGTAACTCCTGTGTCACGTGCTTGTGACTGTTTCAGATCTCCTTGTTGGAGGAAAGTGGCTTTCCTGAGAGGGCCCTTGAAGAATTACACAAGAAGGAGTCAAAGATGGTATGTGCATATAATTTAGTCCCttgattttttttccttcaatttaggAATGTTTATTGATTATATTATGCCACCTTAGGTTGACAAATTGGACTATAGGGAGCAAGAAGTCTTGCTTCTTTTGAAGCTTGGCCGCCTCGAGGAAGGTGAAAAGTTGTTCAGAGTGCTTCTCACCATGAATCCTGACAATTACAGGTACATAATTATCTAGTTTGTTTGTTTTTGAACTTTGCTGTAACGGATGGTGGATGCCTTCATCTAATAAAATCACTGTCATCAGGTGAGACTGTAAGCACATCATTTCTATTTGTGTAAATCTTTCCTTTCAAAATCAGGTGTTTGTTACTAGATTACTATTTGGAGTTGTTCTCCTGAGGCATTTTTTCCCAATAGATATGCTAAGTAGAAAATGGAATTTAAATTCAGGTCTCTGCTGTTTGGTACACTGTGTTGGAACATCAGAAAGAAACTGATTAGTGATAAATATGTAGCTTTTGTCTTTAGTTGTTTCCTATCAAAATCTTTGGCTTTGTTTTGTTATGTGTTTCTTTAGTCCCTTCTGTTTTCGAGGGCTTCTCTGTTGTTCTCTTTCCTTTAAGCAGAAATCAGGTTCGTCAATTTCTTCTTTTGAAAAAGAATTACACATATGCAACTATGTGGTCTGCCAAACTTCTTAATTAGTCATTCTTTTGTAATATCTGGGTTTTCTGTGTTTGCAAAGTGGGCCAAATTAAGCAAAATAACCTAAAAAAGGTATTTATTCACCTCATGATTCAAGGTCCAGGGTAAGTGTTCTTCCTTTTCTTATTAGTTAAATGATTTTATTAAAGATAGGGAGAATTTTTGTATGCAAGTGGTACCAAAAAGTAGAGAACCTACAAAAACAAATGATCTCCAAAAAAGACACCCAAACTTCTATACAAGTTGGAACCTCACTGGTGCACCAAAAAGAAACGAGGGTTAAGAGGCTACCTCAATTGTACAAGTCTTTCTCTATCCCAAAAAACTCTCCTATTTCTCTGTCTCCATACTACAAGTAAGACTTCTTGTGGAGCATCCTTTAAGGGTGTTGGCAatgaataggaactttcatgagGTGGGATATGGGTATTTCCTGGTATCTAATGTTTAAAATGAATCATCATACCTTGTATGTGTCGGGTACAAGGTAAGCACGAGAAAGGGGAAGCTAGTTTGAAATTTTTGTTGTTGCCTGTTTGGTTTGTATTAGTCTGTTGAGTTAAAGAGAGGAATCAATATTAAATTGGATTCCCTTATGAAATCCTTCTTTTAGTTTTACATTGATTCTCTTCATTTCCCTCATCTCGAACACCAAACTCGGGTATTTTGTGCTGGTTTGTAATAATGGCAGGCATGCATTTTTGCTTCTTATGTTGCTAGACTTTTTTCTTTTCTGGAACAACATGACCTTTACCTTGCCTTTACTCTAAACTGAAGAAGTAACTATTCCCGTGATATGTTCTGTGTAACTTTCAGATACTATGAGGGTTTACAAAGATGTTTGGGACTGTATTCTGAAAAGGGGCAATATACCGCTGATGAAATTGATAGACTAGAAAGTTTGTACAGAGTACTTGGTCATCAGTATAGTAGATCATCTGCTGTAAAGGTAATTCACTTTGTCCTGCCTTAATGATCTCCATTGATGGTACCCTCTATGGCACTTTTTTCGTTGTTTCTCAACATGATTGATGACACATTGTTCAATGTTAACCAGTAACGTTTTTTGAATATTCTAATGTTGCTGCGTCAGTATTTTGTTTTATGTCCTAAGCATTACGTTTCTCTGAATAGTTCATGAAATGTAGGATATAAACATTTTGGCTATAACATATAGTTTATGTCACACACAATCAAAGAACTTACGACAAGGTGATGTTCTTGGTGAAGAATTTTCAACTTGGTGATCTTTGGAGGTTTTAGTTCTACGTTTGTTACATGGTTCCTCACTTTCTAATGTTATATTCCTTGAAGTCGGGGTGCTTATATATTTTAGAAGAGAAAAAGACCCAGTGCTTGTGCTCCAGCTCTACATTTCACTGTGGAGATGGAGGACTTCAGTTCTCTTGTATGATATGAAGACGGCGGAAGATGCTTCAGTTTCATGGCAATGGTTGCCAATCTCTTCCCTGGCAATAATTTCCCTTCAAGTTCTTTCTGTTCCTTTCTCTTCAAAGCACCCACATAAGTGCTTATGGGGTTACAATCCACGCTCTGCATTATCCTCTTTTTCTCGTTAATGCCCAGCTATGCCTCATCCCCTGGCCTGTCTCAGGCGTTGCCAATTGTACTCCAAACAAATGCAGGACTGTCCACCTTAACTGACTCGCCATCTTGTAGTGCACTAGTAAGTTGGTTCAGGTCTTAACGGCACAGCTAAGAATTTTTCCTTTCCCCCAAATTCTCCGCCATCAATGTTGCCTCCCTAGCTGCCAACTGTGTAAAGAAAAAAATCCCTTCCTCTGCCCCCCTCGACATCCAAACTGATAGGTATTGAAATCCAGAACCCTCCCTCTTCAATAGCCTGTTGTAGAAGGACGTCACTGTAGACTATGAAATCCAGAATCCTTCCTCTTTAATAGCCTGCTGTAGAAGGACATAACTGAGAATAATCTGTTCCCCTTTCTTTCCACTTCCATATGCCTGTTTCAATTAGGTGATGTTATTCTGTAATATACCACATCCATCAGTCTCTGTAGTTCTTTTACCTCCCATCTGGTAAATTTCTCCTGAATTCAAGTCCCATACTGTCCCTCCGTTTTGCTGTCCATATACTTGTCCGTATTGCCAATAGAATGTATCAGAGTGTCTTGTAACTTTCATGACTTGCATGTATACATTTATTGTTAGTCTACTCCTTTGTTTGATAAAAATGGCATTTTATTCTCAATCTAGACCTTTCATAATCTTTGTGACTGTGAGCTGTAAATGGAGTTCTTGTGTAGTGGCTCGGGTTTTTTTGTCTAGTGGTAAGTGTGCAGTACGTGATGTGTGGGTAGGCGCGCATCACGGGTTCAAACCTTTGTGCACAAAAGTGGGGTATTTAAGCGGAGAAGGGTAGAGTATTGGGCTCATTGCCTACTGAATTCCGAATGGTGCGCCACTGGCCTCGAGGATTTCTCTGTTATCTTAAAAAATGGAGTTCTTGTGGTGTAGTAGCCAAAAATGTTCTCTTTGTTTGGTTGTGGAAAACTTGTGATCTTACTTTTTTGATGTAGGAAAAGTGATTAAATTTTCTTTATTAAACATAATTTTTCAGTATGCATAATaaattttctttgtttatttGTTTCTCTTGTCTTATTCTTCTATTTCCTTTTTCCATGTTCTTTTGCAGAGAATTCCACTTGATTTTCTCCGAGATGACAAGTTTCGTGAAGCTGCAGAGAATTATATTCGACCTCTTCTGACAAAAGTATTTACTCTTGCACCCCGTTTGGTTTCCTTGGTCTTAGAGCTGAGCTGATATTTCTTTTACTGATGCATATGTAGGGAGTTCCTTCTTTGTTTTCTGATCTTTATCCGCTATATGATCATCCTGGCAAGGTTAGTGCAGATGCTACTTGATGTGCAACATAAAAGAGTATTGCATGATTATTGTAATCCTGCTTATCTTTCGATTGATTTCTGGTTTCTTAATATCTTACAGGCAGATATTCTAGGGGAATTGGTTTTGAAGCTTGAACAATCACTTAAGAACACTGGTGGATACCCTGGGAGGTATACGTTTGCCCAATTTTGGTCTATGTTGCACTATGACATGTTTCTTGATTCCACCGAAGGATTAACTAAATTGCTGTACTGATCTTATTGAACTGCTTCTACCTGAACTGAATTTCCTTTTCACGTGTTATTCTTAGTCACGTTTCATGTCAATAAGAAGCTTGACTAGTCTTTATGCTGTCCATTTTGCACTATCTCAGCCTTTCTGAAGACCACCTTGAGGGCTTGACACTTGACAGTCTCTGATGAGTATTTTTGAGTCAAGATTAGACCTGTTTTGAAGAGGTTCCTGTGATAACTAATTCAGTGTTATGCAAATTTGGCAGGATAGGGGTGTTTCTGAAGAAATTCTATCTTTGAACCGAACAAAAAGATATTTAAATACAATTTTGAGATTACAGCGTTCTTGATGGTTATACCAGTTCCCAATTCTTTACTGGAGCCTATTTTAGCAGAACTTATTTTCCTTTGTCTTGGTAACCTTTATAAATGTATGTTATATTGAGTGTGTGAAAGAGCAAACAAGATGTTAAAAGTTAGTGACATATGGTCATGTGCTGTAGGGTCTCCACAGTTTTCGAAACATCACATGATATAGTTGCGCATCTGAGcactccctttttcttaaaaacAGTAGGTGACATCtggattttataaaaataaagtgAACTACAACACTCATTGAAATGCTTTTAGCTTCAAATACTTTGTGGATGCATTGCCTTTGCTAGTCAAACTTAATAAATCCTCCTGCAGATGCTGTGTTGTTCTATTCAGGATTCTCGAAGACACTACTGAGTACTGACTGCTATTATCtatcaactttagataaataCAGTGTAACCATCTAACTTGGAGTGACGGTTATTGAGTTATCTCAAAGCCATAATAATTAGCCAGATGCAGTTGAGAACTCAATTAAAATCAACTCAATTGGGACAGTATTTGCCTTTGTTAATGTGTAAATGTACTTTGTGCTTGCTGTGTTCAATGCCTATAGTAATTCTTTAGGGTCTCTGTAGGCTTTTCTATGTTTATTTTGGTTATATACTTACAGATTTAACCGTATGCTTTAAGTGCAGTGCGGAAAAGGAACCCCCCTCAACACTTATGTGGACTTTATTTTATTTGGCTCAGGTTTGCTCACATGTCCTATTAGTCAAACCTTTCTGTGTTTCCTTATCACCCTCCAAATTGCTGAAAAGCTATGTTCCTGCAGCACTATGATAGACGCGGACAAAGTGACATTGCTCTTACTAAAATTGACGAGGCAATTGAGCACACTCCAACTGTAATAGATTTATATTCTGTCAAGGTATATTGACTTATTATCATTTTTCTATTTTGTTACTTTTGTATCCTTTTGACTTTACCGTTTGGTAACATTGATTGTTGTTTCTAGAAGTTACTTTTAGAGTCTCGGTCAAGATTCTTTAAATGAAAGGTCGCCTATCTAGTCTCTTTCCCATTATTTTACAATTGAACCAAGTGACCCTTTTAATTTTGCACCCAAGGTTGTAGGGATGGCAATAGGGCAGGTTAGGGCAGGGCAAGCCTTGACCTGCTAAGATTTTGACCCGCCCTGCCCTGCCCCGTTTAGCATTTTTCAAAATATCTGCCCTGCCCTGCTAAGCCCTGCCCCGCCCCGTTTATGTTTTTACATCATTTTTTTATTCTTTATTCTGTAGTAttctaaataatttttttcccaTTTTTATATTCCCATGTAGATGCAGAGTTTCAATATTAACATCTTGTAATTGGTCCATGAAACCCCTAACCTTAATTCTTCTCTGACTGATTGTATACTTGCATATTACTAAGAGAAAAATAATACTGACATGTTAGTTTGTGCAAGTTACATATAACATAACGTTGGGAAAATTGTATCTAATTTACACCTTTACCCAAGTACAATACTTTTAAGTTTTAAATGATTTGTTATCATTTTTAAGACACTATTTGGACAACTTTTGGAGAAAGCTTTTTAATCTGGATACTTGACAGTGAAGAataaatttctttcaaaaatctctAACACCACTTCTTGATCAAGAGTAAATCATTATGTTTTCCCACAAGCAAATGCATGTCATTAATTTACTGACCATCATTTTCTAATTATATATAATGTAAAGTTCTTCTGAATTTATATTGTTGTTTGAGTGAAACATCCGGCACAAATTGAAGAGAGCCACAGCCATAGTGTGACTTTGAAAAGCAAGAGCAGAGAAGGAAAGGCTGTCTTTGTAACAGGGTCATCTTTTTTTAACCCGACCCAGATATTGACCTGCCCCCTGCCCTGCCCCATCAACTTTTTGCAAAAAATAAATTTTGCCCTGCCCTGCCCCATTTAAATGTTCCCCTGCCCCGCCCCATTAAGAGAAATCCCTGCCCTGCCCCGCCCTGCCCTGCTCCAATTGCCATCCCTACAAGGTTGTGGCTTGATCATCAATGACGTTAGTGAAAACCTTGGAGAACGAGGTTCAATCCCAGCAGAGACAAAAAACGCTAGGTGAATCATTCCCATTTGCCTAATCCTTGGTGGGAAGAGTTGCCCAATAATTGTGCTGGTGGGAGATAGAATATGTCTGGTAGAATGGTCGAGGTGTGCACAAGCTGACTTGGACACCAAATGATTCGTACAGGCTCTGGTTGGGACTTGGGATTAATATTTAGTAGTTGTTACACATGGATTACCAGTTTACCACCAGTGTTTGGCGGGTCTCTTTTTGGTTTGGTTAGAGATGGTATGTTAGTGTAAGGATAGGTTGTGAGATTTAGAAAACGTCTAGTTTTAGAAAGCACCTAAAGGCAAATTGTTTTTATACACGAATATGGGCTATGGTAAATTGGAATCGAAATAGAGGATTCTTACAGTGACCTCAACTAGTTTGGAATCGTGGTATAGTTGGCTGATTGATATGTTGAAGATCGGTAACCTTCATGCCCTATCCAATAACACCAAAACCTGTTACTAAATGTAGGAATAGGGAAAGGACACATGAATGATAGTTATCCATTTCTTATGTAGTCGGTAGAGCATCAAATTTACGTCTGAGAGCTAATTTTGACTCTTAAGATGATTGCTGGATTTCCGAATTGCTGTTTTATTGCTTGCTGTTTGTGATGTTATGTGCTTGAAGTTGGGTCTGTATGATCATCtgcaaaatgttttttttttggttatttcaTATCTTTACACCAAAAAATGAAATAGCAAAACACAACTCATTTGTCAAAGCTCTAGCTTTGCTACAAAGTAACCTCTCCCTTATAaaaaatccatttcaacccaagTATGGGCTTTGGTTGTATTTCAAAATTTTCCTTTTAATGTTAGTTTTGGCACTGAACTCTTTGAGAATCTGCTACGATTTCGAACTCACTTTCATCTTCCCTTTTTTTGTTTGATCCAAAGTTAGGCCTTCTGTTTACCATCAATGAATATAATAGATATTATAACACATGATAAATTGTGTGTCTTTGTTTGTCCCCGCCTTTTTGGTAATTGTCATACTCTTGCATATTTTCTGATCCTCCATTGCCTTTGTAATTAACATTCTTTATTACAAGAAAAGCCAAAAATTGACCTTGCAACGTTCACATTGACAAGAAGCCTATCTGATACTGAGACTAGTTCTTTTGACATATTAACCAGAGACAAAATTTGCAACTTCCTTCTTTCCACTCAAATTCTATGAATGTTCCAGGATTTTGGTACCTGGAGTAACTTAAGATTTGTTTAGTAAATCATTGCTTTTGCCTCATGTATTTACGCTTGAATACCTTTTCTTGTTTTCTGTTCAAAACAGAGCCGCATACTAAAGCATGCTGGTGACTTGGCAGCAGCTGCTGCACTTGCTGATGAAGCTAGGTGTATGGATCTTGCAGATCGATATGTTAATAGCGAATGTGTTAAGCGTATGCTTCAGGCAGATCAGGTGGAAATCTTTGTTATGCGTTCTCTCTTTTACTTGACTGTAttttctcttgtagttgtcaattcTTATGAATTACCTTGTCTCCTAATTTGTCTTCCAATTACTTTGTGCTGGACATATGACTGAAGGTCGCATTGGCTGAGAAGACTGCTGTACTATTCACCAAAGATGGGGAGCAGCACAATAACCTTTACGATATGCAGTGCATGTGGTAAGTCTCTTCTTGGAGCCTGATCATGATCTGCAGTTCTGTGTGTGAGGATCTTACTCTTCTTGTTTAATTTAATATATGAAAGGTATGAACTAGCATCAGGGGAAAGTTATCTTCGCCAAGGTGAGCTGGGAAGGGCCTTAAAGAAATTTCTGGCGGTGGAGAAGCATTACGCGGATATTACAGAGGATCAATTTGATTTTCACTCCTACTGCCTAAGGAAAATGACTCTTCGGGCCTACGTGGAAATGTTGAAGTTTCAAGATCGGCTTCATTCATATGCTTATTTTCGCAAAGCAGCTTGTGGTGCTATCAGGTACTGATTATTGACTTGCTCAATCTTCAAATTTTTGGTTGCTCTCAACTCTGTGGTGGTATTTTGCATCATGAGTGAACTTTCCTGTTAAGTAGAACAATAGAAGACTTCTGCTTATACTATTCTAGCTTTCCCGTTTGATTACCTGCACGCTTACTGAGAATTGCTTTGCTgaaactttttatttttaatatgcttTGTTTTGCCTGTACATCAGATGCTATCTGAAGCTGTATGATTCTCCTTTGAAGTCAGCATCTGAAGAGGATGATGCCATGTCCAAGTTGGCCCCTTCTCAGAAAAAGAAATTAAAGCAAAAACTGAGGAAGGCCGAAGCACGAGCTAAGAAAGTACTCTAATTTGCTTCTTTTTGTTCTTTGAAAATATTAACTTAGGACAGGTGCCTTAATCTTCTGAACTGTTTTTAGGAAGCAGAAGTTAAGATTGAGGAATCCAATGCAACTAGTGTTGCTAAATCTGGAAAGCGCCATGTGAAGCCTGTAGATCCTGACCCACATGGTGAAAAATTGATTCAGGTATTCCTTTTCTGCCATCTGTCACATCTTTTAGGTATGAAGTATGAAGTATCCATCAATTTTTTGCACAATATCGGGTATGACTTTAGAGTAGTGGAGGAACTATTAAATAatcttttttttaaatgaaaattcCATTATCTTTTTATGGAGTTAATTATGCTGGGTTATGTTGTTGCACTTTGGATTTGAATTTGGATGGAATATGAAGTATCCATGTAAGATGTTTTGAAGATATAAGTAGCTCAATACAGAAGTAAGATGAATTTA
The nucleotide sequence above comes from Lycium barbarum isolate Lr01 chromosome 3, ASM1917538v2, whole genome shotgun sequence. Encoded proteins:
- the LOC132633350 gene encoding N-terminal acetyltransferase A complex auxiliary subunit NAA15-like isoform X2 produces the protein MGASLPPKEVKLFKLIVKSYEAKQYKKGLKAADTILKKFPNHGETLSMKGLTLNCMDRKSEAYELVRLGLKNDLKSHVCWHVYGLLYRSDREYREAIKCYRNALRIDPDNIEILRDLSLLQAQMRDLEGFVETRQQLLTLKPNHRMNWIGFAVAHHLNSNGSKAVDILEAYEGTLDDDYPPENERCEHGEMLLYKISLLEESGFPERALEELHKKESKMVDKLDYREQEVLLLLKLGRLEEGEKLFRVLLTMNPDNYRYYEGLQRCLGLYSEKGQYTADEIDRLESLYRVLGHQYSRSSAVKRIPLDFLRDDKFREAAENYIRPLLTKGVPSLFSDLYPLYDHPGKADILGELVLKLEQSLKNTGGYPGSAEKEPPSTLMWTLFYLAQHYDRRGQSDIALTKIDEAIEHTPTVIDLYSVKSRILKHAGDLAAAAALADEARCMDLADRYVNSECVKRMLQADQVALAEKTAVLFTKDGEQHNNLYDMQCMWYELASGESYLRQGELGRALKKFLAVEKHYADITEDQFDFHSYCLRKMTLRAYVEMLKFQDRLHSYAYFRKAACGAIRCYLKLYDSPLKSASEEDDAMSKLAPSQKKKLKQKLRKAEARAKKEAEVKIEESNATSVAKSGKRHVKPVDPDPHGEKLIQIEDPLAEASKYLKLLLKHSSNCLDTHLLSFEVNMRKHKILLALQAIKHLMRLDANDPKSHLCLIKFFHKVDSLPTPVTDTEKLIWGVLEAERPAFSQLHGKSLIEANNTFLEKHRESLMHRAAVAELLYVLEPNKKAEAVKLIEDSVNDLVSIDGGQGNVRSWKLEDCITVHKLLEITLVDHDAASRLKVRCAEYFPCSTYFGGIKSSAATSSANNQIQKSPANGAVGLNAGEDSSVSSNGRLEKLNALKDLHI
- the LOC132633350 gene encoding N-terminal acetyltransferase A complex auxiliary subunit NAA15-like isoform X1, which gives rise to MGASLPPKEANLFKLIVKSYEAKQYKKGLKAADTILKKFPNHGETLSMKGLTLNCMDRKSEAYELVRLGLKNDLKSHVCWHVYGLLYRSDREYREAIKCYRNALRIDPDNIEILRDLSLLQAQMRDLEGFVETRQQLLTLKPNHRMNWIGFAVAHHLNSNGSKAVDILEAYEGTLDDDYPPENERCEHGEMLLYKISLLEESGFPERALEELHKKESKMVDKLDYREQEVLLLLKLGRLEEGEKLFRVLLTMNPDNYRYYEGLQRCLGLYSEKGQYTADEIDRLESLYRVLGHQYSRSSAVKRIPLDFLRDDKFREAAENYIRPLLTKGVPSLFSDLYPLYDHPGKADILGELVLKLEQSLKNTGGYPGSAEKEPPSTLMWTLFYLAQHYDRRGQSDIALTKIDEAIEHTPTVIDLYSVKSRILKHAGDLAAAAALADEARCMDLADRYVNSECVKRMLQADQVALAEKTAVLFTKDGEQHNNLYDMQCMWYELASGESYLRQGELGRALKKFLAVEKHYADITEDQFDFHSYCLRKMTLRAYVEMLKFQDRLHSYAYFRKAACGAIRCYLKLYDSPLKSASEEDDAMSKLAPSQKKKLKQKLRKAEARAKKEAEVKIEESNATSVAKSGKRHVKPVDPDPHGEKLIQIEDPLAEASKYLKLLLKHSSNCLDTHLLSFEVNMRKHKILLALQAIKHLMRLDANDPKSHLCLIKFFHKVDSLPTPVTDTEKLIWGVLEAERPAFSQLHGKSLIEANNTFLEKHRESLMHRAAVAELLYVLEPNKKAEAVKLIEDSVNDLVSIDGGQGNVRSWKLEDCITVHKLLEITLVDHDAASRLKVRCAEYFPCSTYFGGIKSSAATSSANNQIQKSPANGAVGLNAGEDSSVSSNGRLEKLNALKDLHI